From Mytilus edulis chromosome 9, xbMytEdul2.2, whole genome shotgun sequence, the proteins below share one genomic window:
- the LOC139489417 gene encoding uncharacterized protein — MASSKPIPCGPCHEGQLNTKAEFWCYNCDEGLCSVCSGHHKRSKSSRDHKTIDIKRYKPSIQAINTVCDKHGQQFNLYCPSHLIPCCDECIPTSHSKCTEITSLSSVVEQTKMEKSKESLYKDINSILRILNRIITNISGNIKSGEQQRDSIKSMIEEYRKKIDKHLDKLQKKLCQETDTMLNKETSNASDLINEIEEEKEKLDGMKEYLQTVTTYRSKLQAFLGVHQIEQQVHQCQRYVDDLDEDDRWKEFDIKMEQNDEIEKTINKLKSLESLGEVTVVKTEIPMNREIGMKREAQVETREKTNLHNMNIKIGTNININIGNWIVDTICLMDGRILTAKHLLSFDGTLKKHFAISGKAWNVTEINRETIAITYPKEMAIKIFNMENETVTKVIKLDKTCKGLSFSNNSLAVGLDTAEVRIIDVEGNTLKSIQVKSKSPLDHLIYCNGRVIYSDWRGKAVCCVAGSGEHIWQYTHDLSEPRGHCIDTYGNIIVADRATNRMIAISKDGQSSKVLISGKKGGLEFPECICFSKDSESSGFIGGYLGRYLIEFSLSYE, encoded by the exons ATGGCATCCAGTAAACCTATACCATGTGGGCCTTGTCATGAAGGGCAATTAAACACAAAAGCTGAATTCTGGTGTTACAACTGTGATGAAGGATTATGCTCAGTATGTTCTGGTCATCACAAAAGATCTAAATCATCACGTGATCATAAAACCATTGATATTAAAAGGTATAAACCATCCATACAGGCTATTAATACAGTATGTGACAAACATGGTCAACAGTTCAACTTGTATTGCCCCAGTCATTTAATTCCATGCTGTGATGAATGTATTCCTACTAGTCATTCAAAATGTACAGAAATAACAAGTTTATCTAGTGTAGTAGAGCAAAccaaaatggaaaaatcaaaagaatctttatataaagatataaattcCATCTTACGCATCTTAAATAGAATAATAACCAACATATCAGGAAATATCAAAAGTGGTGAACAACAACGGGACAGCATCAAGAGCATGATTGAAGAATATCGAAAGAAAATAGATAAACATTTAGACAAACTACAGAAGAAGTTATGCCAAGAAACAGACACCATGTTGAATAAAGAAACATCAAATGCATCAGATTTAATTAatgaaattgaagaagaaaaagaaaaattagaTGGAATGAAGGAATATCTCCAAACCGTCACAACATATAGGTCAAAACTACAAGCATTTCTAGGAGTACATCAGATTGAACAACAAGTACACCAATGTCAGCGATATGTTGATGATCTGGATGAAGATGACAGGTGGAAAGAATTTGACATCAAAATGGAGCAAAATGATGAAATAGAAAAGACcatcaacaaattaaaatcgCTCGAATCCCTAGGAGAAGTGACAGTTGTTAAAACAGAAATCCCTATGAATCGTGAAATAGGTATGAAAAGGGAAGCACAAGTAGAAACTCgagaaaaaacaaatttacaCAACATGAACATCAAAATTGGCACAAATATAAATATCAACATTGGGAATTGGATAGTAGACACGATTTGTCTGATGGATGGTAGAATCTTAACAGCTAAACA TCTACTCTCTTTTGATGGCACGCTTAAGAAACATTTTGCAATATCTGGTAAAGCCTGGAATGTCACAGAGATCAACCGGGAAACTATTGCCATAACTTATCCTAAGGAGATGGCCATTAAGATCTTTAATATGGAGAACGAAACAGTTACCAAGGTTATCAAATTAGACAAAACATGCAAGGGTTTGTCATTCTCCAATAATTCGTTAGCTGTAGGTTTGGATACAGCAGAAGTCCGTATCATAGACGTTGAAGGAAATACACTAAAGTCAATACAAGTTAAGAGTAAATCACCACTGGATCACCTTATTTATTGTAATGGCAGAGTAATTTATAGTGACTGGAGAGGTAAAGCAGTATGCTGTGTTGCTGGATCAGGTGAACACATCTGGCAATATACACACGATTTATCAGAACCAAGAGGACATTGTATAGATACGTATGGTAACATTATAGTAGCAGACAGAGCAACAAATAGAATGATAGCAATATCAAAAGATGGACAGAGTAGTAAAGTATTGATTAGTGGAAAAAAGGGTGGACTGGAATTTCCGGAGTGTATTTGTTTTAGTAAGGATAGTGAGTCATCAGGTTTTATTGGTGGTTACTTAGGCAGATACTTAATAGAATTCAGTTTGTCTTATGAATAA